The Metabacillus sediminilitoris genome window below encodes:
- a CDS encoding reverse transcriptase-like protein has translation MIEVYVDGASAGDPGRSGAGIFIKGHGSAEQYSIPLGIMTNHEAEYHALIKGLEICIEKGYRNVSFRTDSQLVDRAIEKQFVKNPTYAPLLEQVLDLSKQLDLFFLKWIPSKENKVADQLARKAILL, from the coding sequence ATGATTGAAGTATATGTAGATGGTGCAAGTGCAGGTGATCCAGGAAGATCTGGAGCAGGTATTTTTATTAAGGGCCATGGAAGTGCAGAACAATATTCAATTCCACTTGGAATTATGACAAATCATGAGGCTGAATATCATGCACTTATTAAAGGATTGGAAATTTGCATTGAAAAGGGCTATCGCAATGTATCCTTTCGAACAGATTCACAACTTGTTGACAGAGCAATCGAAAAGCAATTTGTTAAAAACCCGACATATGCACCTTTACTAGAACAGGTGTTAGACCTAAGCAAGCAATTGGATTTATTCTTTCTTAAATGGATTCCTAGTAAAGAAAATAAAGTTGCAGATCAGCTAGCAAGAAAAGCAATATTACTCTAA